Proteins from a single region of Geothrix sp. PMB-07:
- a CDS encoding Fur family transcriptional regulator yields the protein MRKPKIERPEEQQRFETFLRSRQLKLTGERLELVEEVFGQPHHFDADQLHMALKQKGKAISRATVYRTLDLLVQCGLVRKSSFGDQFAHYEAVRSNEHHDHLICLNCDAIIEFFRPDLEALQEQICREFSFKPMHHSHQIFGLCKACQGQATDDSVLAHRLSQLNT from the coding sequence ATGCGCAAGCCCAAGATCGAACGGCCCGAAGAGCAGCAGCGTTTCGAGACCTTTCTCCGATCCCGACAGCTGAAGCTGACGGGTGAGCGGCTGGAACTGGTGGAGGAGGTTTTCGGCCAGCCTCACCATTTCGACGCCGACCAGTTGCACATGGCCTTGAAACAAAAGGGGAAGGCCATCAGCAGGGCCACCGTGTATCGGACCCTCGACCTGCTGGTGCAGTGCGGGCTGGTGCGCAAGAGCAGCTTCGGCGACCAGTTCGCGCATTACGAGGCGGTGCGCAGCAACGAGCACCACGACCATCTCATTTGCCTGAACTGCGATGCCATCATCGAGTTTTTCCGCCCCGACCTGGAAGCTCTGCAGGAACAGATCTGTCGGGAATTCAGCTTCAAGCCCATGCACCACAGCCATCAGATCTTCGGCCTCTGCAAGGCCTGCCAGGGGCAGGCGACGGATGACTCGGTGCTGGCCCACCGGTTGAGCCAGCTGAATACCTGA
- a CDS encoding biopolymer transporter ExbD translates to MASPLRSDINVTPLVDIVLVLLIVFMTLVPALPKALSAVLPGQGEGSSTSTRLILALSPDGGVTVVGRPADAWAAAVQAHRGPIVLRVPPDLPLSAPTRVLDEVEGLRPGAKVALVAWTG, encoded by the coding sequence ATGGCCTCCCCTCTCCGCAGCGACATCAACGTCACGCCACTCGTGGACATCGTCCTCGTGCTGCTCATCGTCTTCATGACGCTGGTTCCGGCCCTGCCGAAGGCGCTTTCGGCGGTGTTACCAGGGCAGGGGGAGGGTTCCTCGACCTCCACGCGCCTCATCCTGGCCCTCAGTCCGGATGGAGGTGTGACGGTGGTGGGACGGCCCGCGGATGCCTGGGCCGCGGCGGTCCAGGCCCATCGGGGGCCCATCGTGCTCAGGGTGCCTCCCGACCTGCCCCTGAGTGCGCCAACCCGCGTGCTGGATGAGGTGGAAGGGCTGCGCCCCGGCGCCAAGGTGGCCCTCGTGGCCTGGACCGGATGA
- a CDS encoding energy transducer TonB, with translation MFHVAFPRGQGPAYADLPPTLQPFAIAASVPPTDRLRTATFSGLIYLLIGAGVLALSSQAPHITAKPAPPVDQGRTVVFEAAPPRPLETVPYATGGPSSRPSEFTQPVPAPTPTADPTEAAAGLPTVDHSHDAVAHGPQRSAGPVQEGAGLPAAPSTPTVHDFTSVGLAILHRVDPIYPDFAKRAHIQGPVVLRMTVDEAGRPVQVQVLEGHPIFHEAAIQAARQWRFEPARMDGRSVSAAFQLTIKFALR, from the coding sequence ATGTTCCATGTCGCGTTTCCGCGCGGCCAGGGGCCCGCCTATGCGGACCTGCCGCCCACCCTCCAGCCCTTCGCCATCGCGGCTTCCGTGCCGCCCACAGACCGCCTCCGAACAGCGACTTTTTCGGGCCTGATCTACCTCCTCATCGGGGCCGGGGTACTTGCGCTGTCCTCCCAGGCGCCACACATCACCGCAAAGCCGGCGCCTCCCGTGGACCAGGGACGAACAGTGGTGTTTGAAGCTGCTCCTCCCAGGCCCCTTGAGACGGTTCCGTACGCCACCGGTGGTCCGAGCAGCCGCCCTTCTGAATTCACACAGCCGGTACCGGCACCAACGCCCACGGCCGATCCCACCGAGGCCGCGGCCGGGTTGCCGACGGTGGATCACTCCCACGATGCCGTGGCCCATGGGCCTCAACGGTCCGCAGGCCCGGTGCAAGAGGGGGCCGGGCTTCCCGCAGCCCCTTCGACACCGACTGTCCATGACTTCACGTCGGTTGGGCTCGCCATTCTCCACCGCGTGGATCCCATCTATCCGGATTTCGCCAAGCGGGCGCATATCCAGGGGCCGGTGGTGCTGAGAATGACTGTGGATGAGGCTGGCCGACCGGTGCAGGTCCAGGTGCTGGAAGGACATCCCATCTTCCATGAAGCGGCCATTCAGGCCGCCCGGCAGTGGCGGTTCGAACCTGCGCGCATGGACGGCCGTTCCGTATCCGCCGCCTTCCAACTCACCATCAAGTTCGCGCTGAGGTAG
- a CDS encoding methyl-accepting chemotaxis protein, with protein sequence MVEEKLMGLGRSIWTRISGLRVSVEMLGLPLLWAVLWLVAYVLFRHAGALQPAEGAFLIVAAAGLLRAGLHWLDWHRGLASDGTLMDGVQRILQGDRHPIALPEGLRERDAQVAAALNALIEDVRQERTGDRALRRAMAREWVELDALFEAIQRHRANEEEVRQEGSLRLERLGRDLKAAFEDTLKLDQIELNHRLRADQFRLQGQAFQSTLGRLRADLEQFENLLEELHDSFPRIRREEDALGRLADAGLRQGSRLSLTVKGLVAHTPRLMDETQSRMEQLGRFRQSADGVRDKTEALARRLEGFREEAQSRIRSFGGAQVHLKELDHVAQQTSLLAVNAAILAQQDGGSSGMATIGSRLRFLADQTAESTSGLERMLDVHQRGLERETSGLWDLQEVTQSLLADVHELLRTAGNLDHQGHGLERALETHLSLVDQVRQASERAELSLHEVRERAVALESAHVRQWGVEAKLAPERERMTREAARLLEVGAELARISQQNIDEIWDILSRHQEIRRTEAYRQVVSEGLPHLMDASMTAEATWNGVTWVRAQHRLRLVEADRGLLPPMGHRESNGGLRLLLIAEDALRRPEPSALESWSCDASGRFWELRLLASLKTESHRLALLALLRESALVASFQGVEIHIAPAGVHVRLPHPYPGFPSFLMGLRLELPVDPDLWDHPFREWDLPPLETQSLLWLGPGPGGGVQNPLMRLAHSWVRDTDHHEACLLWLPHEGHRPSCPWQGDEGFEESPVISIAIRCVGLGADPAPLRPMYDRLLQAGAQEGLGGAALCSVGIGHAHPEALLLRLFEPESDLAGAFHPDLVPFQARLRDEVLGGGTGDPYRAAWSILEDLQRAGWLMPLPSV encoded by the coding sequence ATGGTCGAGGAAAAGCTTATGGGGCTGGGCAGGTCCATCTGGACGCGGATATCGGGTCTGAGGGTCTCCGTGGAAATGCTGGGGCTCCCTTTGCTTTGGGCCGTGCTCTGGCTGGTGGCCTACGTGTTGTTCCGCCATGCCGGGGCACTGCAGCCTGCGGAAGGGGCCTTCCTGATCGTGGCCGCTGCTGGGCTGCTGCGGGCGGGCCTGCACTGGCTGGACTGGCACCGCGGGCTGGCCAGCGATGGCACCCTCATGGATGGGGTGCAGCGGATCCTCCAGGGGGATCGGCATCCCATCGCCTTACCGGAGGGCCTGCGAGAGCGGGACGCCCAGGTCGCGGCCGCGCTGAACGCGCTCATCGAGGATGTGCGGCAGGAGCGCACGGGAGACCGCGCGTTGCGCCGGGCAATGGCTCGGGAGTGGGTGGAATTGGATGCCCTCTTTGAAGCCATCCAGCGCCACCGTGCCAACGAGGAAGAAGTCCGCCAGGAGGGCAGTCTCAGGCTGGAGCGGCTTGGGCGGGACTTGAAGGCCGCCTTTGAAGACACTCTGAAGCTGGATCAAATCGAGTTGAATCACCGGCTGCGAGCGGACCAGTTCAGGCTGCAGGGACAGGCCTTCCAGAGCACACTGGGCCGACTGCGGGCTGATCTGGAGCAGTTCGAGAACCTGCTGGAGGAACTCCACGATTCCTTTCCGCGCATCCGCCGCGAAGAGGATGCACTCGGGCGATTGGCGGATGCCGGGCTTCGCCAGGGGTCACGCCTGTCCCTGACCGTGAAGGGGCTGGTGGCGCATACGCCGCGCCTCATGGACGAAACCCAGTCGCGCATGGAACAGCTGGGGCGGTTCCGGCAATCCGCCGATGGGGTGCGGGACAAGACCGAAGCTCTGGCCCGTCGGCTGGAGGGCTTCCGCGAGGAAGCTCAATCCCGCATCCGCTCCTTCGGGGGTGCCCAGGTCCACCTGAAAGAATTGGATCACGTGGCCCAGCAGACCAGTCTTCTGGCCGTGAATGCAGCCATTCTCGCCCAGCAGGATGGCGGCAGCTCAGGCATGGCCACCATCGGCAGCCGTCTGCGGTTTCTGGCCGATCAAACGGCGGAAAGCACCTCGGGGTTGGAACGGATGCTCGACGTCCATCAACGCGGTCTGGAGCGCGAGACTTCTGGCCTCTGGGATCTGCAGGAGGTGACCCAGAGCCTGCTGGCGGATGTGCATGAGCTGCTGCGGACCGCGGGGAATCTGGACCATCAGGGACATGGGCTTGAACGGGCGCTGGAGACTCACCTGAGCCTGGTGGATCAGGTGCGCCAGGCTTCAGAACGGGCCGAACTATCCCTGCACGAGGTGCGAGAGCGCGCCGTTGCCCTTGAGTCTGCGCATGTGCGCCAGTGGGGCGTCGAGGCCAAGCTCGCGCCGGAGAGGGAGCGGATGACCCGCGAGGCGGCGCGCCTGCTGGAAGTGGGGGCAGAGCTGGCCCGCATTAGCCAGCAGAACATCGACGAGATCTGGGACATCCTCTCCCGGCACCAGGAGATCCGTAGGACCGAGGCCTACCGTCAGGTGGTTTCAGAGGGGCTGCCCCACCTCATGGATGCCTCCATGACTGCCGAGGCCACCTGGAATGGCGTGACATGGGTGCGCGCCCAGCACCGCCTCCGGCTGGTTGAGGCTGATCGGGGGCTGCTGCCGCCCATGGGCCATCGCGAATCCAATGGCGGGCTGCGTCTGCTCTTGATCGCGGAGGACGCCCTTCGCAGGCCTGAACCCTCCGCGCTGGAATCATGGTCCTGTGATGCCAGTGGGCGCTTCTGGGAACTCCGGTTACTGGCTTCCCTGAAGACTGAAAGCCATCGGCTCGCCCTGCTGGCCCTGCTGCGGGAAAGCGCTCTGGTGGCCAGTTTCCAGGGGGTGGAAATCCACATCGCCCCGGCGGGTGTGCATGTCCGACTGCCCCATCCCTACCCTGGATTTCCGTCATTCCTGATGGGACTGCGTCTGGAATTGCCCGTGGATCCGGACTTGTGGGATCACCCCTTCCGGGAGTGGGATCTGCCGCCTCTGGAGACTCAGAGTCTGCTTTGGCTTGGCCCTGGCCCCGGGGGTGGCGTGCAGAACCCCCTCATGCGTTTGGCGCATAGCTGGGTGCGCGACACAGACCATCACGAGGCCTGCTTGCTGTGGCTTCCCCATGAGGGACATCGGCCCTCCTGCCCGTGGCAAGGGGATGAGGGCTTTGAAGAATCACCCGTCATTTCGATCGCGATCCGCTGTGTCGGTCTCGGAGCCGATCCGGCGCCCCTGCGGCCCATGTACGACAGGCTTCTGCAGGCCGGCGCCCAGGAGGGGCTCGGAGGCGCTGCCCTTTGTTCCGTGGGGATCGGCCATGCCCATCCGGAAGCCCTGCTGCTGCGCTTGTTCGAGCCAGAATCGGATCTCGCCGGTGCTTTCCATCCCGATCTGGTTCCCTTCCAGGCCCGTCTGCGGGACGAGGTGTTGGGCGGCGGCACGGGCGATCCCTACCGCGCGGCCTGGTCGATTCTGGAGGACCTGCAGCGCGCAGGTTGGTTGATGCCCTTGCCTTCTGTTTGA
- a CDS encoding class I SAM-dependent methyltransferase produces the protein MRRPTPGPQLCHTQAMDWFIKDFNHPAYFTIYADKAKDAAHEGPALANLLDLPSGSRVLDLPCGWGRLNPHLRQRGLKVIGGDISPLNLAKHRVSHPVPLVRLDFRALPFREGVADGVFCAFTSWGYFATEAENLLQLEEYARVLRTGGILLLDLAGRSALQASLEASGEDWLDFPEEGYQERVRWNADGRRILTDRLCQGESFCHDIWIPEDGEVRAFLHRAGFHVAQAYGGLDGRAWDEDAERWIYRAVKR, from the coding sequence ATGAGGCGTCCAACCCCCGGACCTCAGCTCTGCCACACTCAGGCCATGGATTGGTTCATCAAGGATTTCAACCACCCGGCGTACTTCACCATCTATGCGGACAAGGCCAAGGATGCGGCCCATGAGGGCCCCGCTCTGGCAAACCTGCTGGATCTCCCGAGCGGAAGCCGGGTGCTGGACCTTCCCTGCGGCTGGGGTCGGCTCAATCCCCATCTCCGCCAGCGGGGATTGAAGGTCATTGGCGGGGACATCAGCCCCCTCAATCTCGCCAAGCATCGGGTGAGCCATCCCGTGCCGCTGGTGCGGCTGGATTTCCGCGCCCTGCCCTTCCGCGAGGGGGTGGCCGATGGCGTTTTCTGCGCCTTCACCAGCTGGGGCTACTTTGCCACCGAAGCGGAGAACCTGCTTCAACTGGAAGAGTACGCCCGGGTACTCCGCACCGGAGGAATCCTGCTCCTCGATCTCGCCGGCCGCAGCGCCTTGCAAGCCTCCCTGGAAGCATCGGGCGAGGACTGGTTGGACTTCCCCGAGGAGGGTTACCAGGAGCGCGTTCGCTGGAACGCGGATGGTCGCCGCATTCTCACGGACCGGCTCTGCCAGGGAGAGTCCTTCTGCCATGACATCTGGATTCCAGAGGATGGCGAGGTGAGGGCCTTCCTTCACCGGGCTGGCTTCCACGTGGCGCAGGCCTATGGCGGCCTGGATGGCCGGGCCTGGGACGAGGACGCGGAGCGCTGGATCTATCGGGCCGTCAAACGCTAG
- a CDS encoding GNAT family N-acetyltransferase encodes MSHDLQALARRLERAQALQNERFNLAAGGQSLPVGGGYAHFRGEGHPLNQALGLTEAITESELSSVEAFLGAPTVLELSPGAHASLWPLLAQRGYRLHQFQQLWTRPLEGVEPTLPLVGIRLVRSEEAVMYSRITCAAFLERDDWQELDPPFLTPLSVPDAWGFLALVDGQPVAGGMLGIVEDIALFSGDGVLPRHRGRGLQKALIQARLAFARARGCELACASTAPGTPSQRSYEACGFRVAYPKVEMARG; translated from the coding sequence ATGTCGCACGACCTTCAAGCCCTGGCCCGCCGTCTTGAGCGCGCCCAGGCCCTGCAGAACGAACGTTTCAACCTGGCCGCTGGAGGACAAAGCCTCCCTGTGGGCGGAGGCTATGCCCACTTCCGTGGCGAGGGCCATCCGCTGAATCAGGCGTTGGGCCTCACAGAGGCTATTACGGAATCTGAGCTGAGCTCGGTGGAAGCTTTCCTGGGAGCTCCCACGGTGCTGGAACTGAGCCCTGGCGCCCACGCTTCGCTGTGGCCTTTGCTGGCCCAGCGTGGCTACCGCCTGCACCAGTTCCAGCAGCTCTGGACTCGCCCGCTGGAAGGTGTCGAGCCGACGTTGCCGCTGGTTGGGATTCGACTGGTGAGGTCTGAGGAAGCTGTCATGTACAGCCGCATCACCTGTGCCGCCTTCCTTGAACGTGATGATTGGCAGGAGCTGGATCCGCCCTTCCTGACGCCTCTTTCCGTTCCCGATGCCTGGGGCTTCCTGGCCTTGGTCGATGGTCAGCCGGTGGCGGGTGGCATGCTGGGCATCGTGGAGGACATCGCGCTGTTTTCGGGAGATGGCGTGCTGCCCCGACATCGGGGCAGGGGGCTGCAGAAGGCCCTGATCCAGGCCCGGCTCGCTTTCGCTCGGGCGCGGGGATGCGAGCTTGCGTGCGCCTCCACGGCCCCGGGCACGCCCAGCCAGCGGTCCTATGAAGCCTGCGGGTTCCGAGTGGCGTACCCCAAGGTGGAGATGGCCCGGGGGTGA
- the add gene encoding adenosine deaminase: protein MAKLTIQDLQRLPKTDLHVHLDGSLRIPTILELAEQQKVKLPADSVDGLRPFVEVGDDCKSLVEYLRAFDVTLSVMQTYDSLVRTAFELAEDAAKENVRYMEVRYSPILHQQKGLTLHAIVQAVLEGLAQAERQYNIKTGVILCGMRHISPDISLRLADLTVAFKNKGVVGFDLAGAEENFPAKRHKDAFGRVLQNNINCTLHAGEAYGPESIHQAIHLCGAHRIGHGVRLIEDGDLLNYVNDHRIPLECCPSSNVQTKAVKKMADHPIRLFYDLGLRVTVNTDNRMVTGTTVSREFQVIHEELAFNLEEIKELIIMGFKSAFLPYALKRAMLAEVVHELKAFKPGSLESKKEQL from the coding sequence ATGGCCAAACTGACGATCCAAGACCTCCAGCGCCTCCCCAAGACGGATCTGCATGTCCACCTGGATGGCAGCCTCCGCATTCCGACCATCCTTGAGCTGGCCGAGCAGCAGAAGGTGAAGCTGCCTGCCGATTCCGTGGACGGCTTGCGCCCCTTCGTGGAGGTGGGGGACGACTGCAAGTCGCTGGTGGAGTACCTCCGCGCCTTTGACGTCACGCTGTCGGTCATGCAGACCTACGACAGCCTGGTGCGAACGGCCTTTGAACTGGCCGAGGACGCCGCCAAGGAGAATGTGCGTTACATGGAGGTGCGCTACAGCCCCATCCTCCATCAGCAGAAGGGGCTCACGCTGCACGCCATCGTGCAGGCCGTGCTCGAGGGCCTGGCTCAGGCGGAGCGCCAGTACAACATCAAGACCGGCGTCATCCTCTGCGGCATGCGCCACATCTCGCCCGACATCTCCCTGCGGCTTGCGGATCTCACCGTGGCCTTCAAGAACAAGGGCGTGGTGGGCTTTGACCTGGCGGGGGCCGAGGAGAACTTCCCGGCCAAGCGCCACAAGGATGCCTTCGGCCGCGTGCTGCAGAACAACATCAATTGCACGCTCCACGCGGGTGAGGCCTACGGGCCCGAGAGCATCCACCAGGCCATCCACCTCTGCGGCGCCCACCGCATCGGGCACGGCGTGCGCCTCATCGAGGATGGCGACCTGCTCAACTACGTGAATGACCACCGCATTCCGTTGGAGTGTTGCCCTTCGAGCAACGTGCAGACCAAGGCTGTGAAGAAGATGGCCGACCATCCCATCCGTCTGTTCTACGATCTGGGCCTGCGCGTCACGGTGAACACGGACAACCGCATGGTGACGGGCACCACGGTCAGCCGGGAGTTCCAGGTCATCCACGAGGAACTGGCCTTCAACCTCGAGGAGATCAAGGAACTCATCATCATGGGCTTCAAGAGCGCCTTCCTGCCCTATGCCCTCAAGCGGGCCATGCTGGCGGAAGTGGTCCATGAGCTGAAGGCCTTCAAGCCCGGGAGCCTCGAAAGTAAAAAAGAGCAGCTCTGA
- a CDS encoding Spy/CpxP family protein refolding chaperone yields the protein MTFMRHTAFCIAMAALPLSAQAGPGHSPRAEWTGRGMNLTEAQQSSIKAIRDKHRPDLLLRRDAAKQAQTALQAALQDSTTPEAQLRSLHDKASAARFDLMLAQRSLHQEVQAILTPEQRAKAAERHALARVKRQERMRHLRMAAGMPG from the coding sequence ATGACCTTCATGCGCCACACCGCTTTTTGCATCGCCATGGCCGCCCTGCCCCTGTCGGCCCAGGCCGGGCCCGGTCACAGTCCTCGCGCCGAATGGACCGGTCGAGGGATGAACCTCACCGAGGCCCAGCAATCCAGCATCAAGGCCATCCGGGACAAACACCGCCCCGACCTGCTGCTCCGCCGAGATGCGGCCAAACAGGCCCAGACGGCGCTGCAGGCGGCCCTGCAGGATTCGACCACGCCAGAAGCCCAGCTGCGCTCCCTGCACGACAAGGCCTCCGCGGCCCGGTTCGACCTGATGCTGGCCCAGCGGTCACTCCACCAGGAGGTGCAGGCCATCCTCACGCCCGAGCAGCGCGCCAAGGCCGCCGAGAGGCACGCGCTGGCCCGGGTGAAGCGGCAGGAACGCATGCGGCATCTCCGCATGGCCGCCGGGATGCCCGGATGA
- a CDS encoding bifunctional oligoribonuclease/PAP phosphatase NrnA, producing the protein MLDRFAHFLDHHARVLLTTHENPDGDGVGAAIALASYLKAAGKQVRIVVTPSLPENLRFLDPEGWIEAYAPAGPHAGLAAWPDAWLLIDASEPHRMGPLFAAFETTQADRACLDHHLKDAPKGFDAEFTDPSASASAELVYDLVRSRTDGDFPPVMAQALYAGLVSDTGNFRHSNSTPKVHHAAADLLAQGVHPARTFNALYQTATPAKIRLFGRAMGGLQLREEGRFAYVTVTKADLEAAGATHEDLDELVEEPRKLKGVEVAALFSETADGRSKVSLRSRERVDVNAVCRLFGGGGHRLASGAKVGEPLATFISQVEAALHTQMERDFV; encoded by the coding sequence ATGCTGGATCGCTTTGCCCACTTTCTCGATCACCACGCGCGCGTGCTGCTCACGACCCATGAGAATCCGGATGGGGATGGGGTGGGCGCTGCCATCGCTTTGGCGTCCTACTTGAAGGCCGCAGGCAAGCAGGTGCGCATCGTGGTGACACCTTCCCTGCCCGAGAACCTGCGTTTTCTGGACCCTGAGGGCTGGATCGAAGCCTACGCCCCCGCTGGTCCGCATGCAGGTCTCGCAGCCTGGCCCGATGCCTGGCTGCTCATTGACGCTTCAGAACCCCACCGCATGGGCCCGCTGTTTGCCGCCTTCGAGACCACCCAGGCCGATCGGGCCTGCCTCGATCATCATCTGAAGGATGCTCCGAAGGGCTTCGATGCGGAGTTCACGGATCCCAGCGCCAGCGCCAGCGCCGAACTGGTCTACGACCTGGTTCGTTCCCGCACTGACGGCGACTTCCCACCCGTCATGGCCCAGGCGCTCTACGCGGGTCTCGTGAGCGATACGGGCAACTTCCGGCACTCCAACAGCACCCCCAAGGTCCATCATGCCGCCGCGGATCTGCTGGCCCAGGGGGTCCATCCGGCTCGAACCTTCAATGCCCTTTACCAGACGGCGACACCTGCCAAGATCAGGCTCTTCGGTCGGGCCATGGGCGGACTGCAGTTGCGGGAAGAAGGCCGCTTCGCCTATGTCACTGTGACCAAGGCGGATCTGGAGGCGGCAGGAGCCACCCACGAGGATCTTGATGAGCTGGTGGAGGAGCCTCGCAAGCTGAAAGGGGTGGAGGTCGCAGCCCTGTTTTCCGAAACGGCCGATGGCCGCTCCAAGGTCAGCCTCCGGTCCCGGGAGCGGGTGGATGTGAACGCGGTCTGTCGTTTGTTCGGCGGAGGGGGCCATCGACTGGCCTCCGGGGCCAAGGTCGGTGAACCCTTGGCAACCTTCATCTCCCAGGTGGAGGCAGCCCTTCACACTCAGATGGAACGGGATTTTGTCTAG
- the recO gene encoding DNA repair protein RecO — protein sequence MIRTHAAIVLKAVPYAEGGAVVSFLSELGERLSGVAKGVKKPTAKWVAAFEPMSMVRVSFFGKEHTELKRVTRCELSFSPLTLGHLESSLVMACLADLFDRVAREGVEDDRLYRLLSACGRALKAQPDNALGILAYAEHWLLHCMGLLPHPRVCGRCGNDTAALVLFSPEDGWCCGSCTAVDPGEALPPGTREYLRGLRSGGADVAPRVNPVDEAQTAITALLRARLLQELGGGLRSYDVLWRTV from the coding sequence GTGATTCGGACCCATGCCGCCATCGTGCTCAAAGCTGTGCCCTATGCTGAGGGCGGGGCGGTGGTGTCCTTCCTTTCCGAGCTGGGCGAGCGCCTGTCTGGCGTGGCCAAGGGCGTGAAGAAGCCCACGGCCAAGTGGGTGGCGGCCTTCGAGCCCATGAGCATGGTGCGCGTGAGCTTCTTCGGGAAGGAACACACCGAGCTGAAGCGCGTCACCCGCTGCGAACTGAGCTTCAGTCCCCTCACACTCGGCCATCTGGAATCAAGCCTGGTCATGGCCTGCCTGGCCGACCTCTTCGACCGCGTGGCCCGGGAGGGCGTGGAAGATGATCGCCTCTACCGGCTGCTCTCCGCCTGCGGTCGGGCCCTGAAGGCCCAGCCGGACAATGCCCTGGGCATCTTGGCCTACGCCGAACACTGGCTGCTTCATTGCATGGGGTTGTTACCTCATCCCCGGGTCTGCGGCCGTTGCGGCAACGACACGGCCGCCCTGGTGCTGTTCAGCCCGGAGGATGGCTGGTGTTGTGGATCCTGCACCGCCGTGGATCCCGGGGAAGCCCTGCCGCCGGGGACCCGGGAGTACCTCCGGGGCCTCCGCTCGGGGGGGGCCGACGTGGCCCCCAGGGTGAACCCCGTGGACGAAGCCCAGACCGCGATCACGGCCCTTCTCCGGGCGCGGTTGCTCCAGGAGCTGGGGGGCGGGCTGAGGAGCTACGACGTGCTCTGGCGGACGGTATGA
- a CDS encoding MFS transporter gives MVPWIMRRPSPQTAALLVTALAFHVDMLLYYLLVPLLPRYARELNLNPMQVGILFGSYAVALLLATFPVAVLTDRYGRKAPMLWGLAGLGLTTLVFALSKQYWLLVVARSFQGAAGAATWLPGMALLADHFPSESRGKAMGTAFAAANLGVLIGPPLSGFLAQHAGPATPFLFGAGLVALDAAGRAFLLPEVEPERGPRLPFRQLLSNPTIRLFAGAMALGSGLWALLESTLPLDMDQRLGFSASQIGLCFAASAVAHTFTSPLMGRLSDRIGRVKVLRIGLVLAVFLLPLPVLLPKAWMVVLAMMGLGSTASFIMSPCSPAVADQVERQGSQSFASAFSILNLAYSVGLMIGPVAGGALVQGVGLPLALGLCGLCFGVYLLAARHASV, from the coding sequence ATGGTTCCATGGATCATGCGCCGCCCTTCGCCCCAGACTGCCGCCCTGCTCGTGACGGCCCTCGCCTTCCACGTGGACATGCTCCTCTATTACCTGCTGGTGCCGCTGCTGCCCCGGTACGCGCGGGAGCTGAACCTGAATCCCATGCAGGTCGGCATCCTCTTCGGCAGCTATGCGGTGGCACTGCTGCTGGCCACCTTTCCCGTGGCGGTCCTCACGGATCGTTACGGGAGGAAGGCGCCCATGCTGTGGGGGTTGGCGGGCCTGGGTCTCACCACCCTTGTGTTTGCGCTATCAAAACAGTACTGGCTGCTGGTGGTGGCGCGCTCCTTCCAAGGCGCGGCGGGCGCCGCGACCTGGCTGCCAGGCATGGCCCTTCTCGCGGACCACTTCCCTTCGGAATCGAGGGGCAAGGCCATGGGCACCGCTTTCGCAGCGGCGAACCTCGGCGTCCTCATCGGGCCGCCCTTGTCCGGCTTCCTGGCCCAGCATGCAGGTCCCGCGACTCCATTCCTGTTCGGTGCGGGCCTGGTGGCGCTGGATGCCGCAGGGCGCGCCTTTCTTCTGCCCGAGGTGGAACCGGAGCGGGGACCGAGACTGCCCTTTCGACAGTTGCTGTCAAACCCAACCATCCGGCTGTTTGCGGGCGCCATGGCCCTTGGGTCTGGGCTCTGGGCGCTGTTGGAATCGACGCTGCCTTTGGACATGGACCAGCGCCTGGGTTTCAGCGCCTCTCAGATCGGCCTGTGCTTCGCGGCTTCAGCCGTGGCTCACACCTTCACCTCACCCCTCATGGGCAGGCTGTCGGATCGCATCGGCCGTGTGAAGGTGCTCCGCATCGGCCTGGTGCTGGCGGTATTCCTGCTGCCCCTGCCGGTGTTGCTGCCCAAGGCGTGGATGGTGGTGCTGGCCATGATGGGCCTGGGCAGCACGGCCAGCTTCATCATGAGCCCTTGCAGCCCCGCAGTGGCGGACCAGGTGGAGCGCCAGGGCAGTCAGAGCTTTGCCTCAGCCTTCTCGATCCTGAACCTGGCCTATTCCGTGGGGCTGATGATCGGCCCTGTGGCAGGCGGGGCCCTGGTCCAGGGTGTGGGCCTGCCCCTGGCTCTGGGGCTCTGCGGGCTGTGCTTCGGGGTTTACCTGCTGGCCGCGCGCCACGCTAGCGTTTGA